The Nyctibius grandis isolate bNycGra1 chromosome 29, bNycGra1.pri, whole genome shotgun sequence genome window below encodes:
- the TSC22D3 gene encoding TSC22 domain family protein 3 isoform X1 — protein MSSSPAEECRSPVGLDCCSCCLDLANRSGLEEAAGGENNNLGSPTVSSFRQLQEQLVRQNLNTDKLSSIMRQDSLEPVVRDPCYLFNQGICNRNIDQTLLSILLLFHSASGASVVAIDNKIEQAMDLVKNHLMYAVREEVEVLKEQIKELLEKNSQLERENSLLKTLASPEQLEKFQSRLPTEVLCPEEQSPGAAAPAQHSGGSAV, from the exons atGTCCTCGTCGCCCGCGGAGGAGTGCCGCTCGCCCGTGGGGCTggactgctgcagctgctgcctggacCTGGCCAACCGGAGCGGGCTGGAGGAGGCGGCCGGCGGCGAGAACAACAACCTGGGCAGCCCCACGGTGAGCAGCTTCcggcagctgcaggagcagctggtCCGCCAGAACCTCAACACCGACAAGCTGAGCTCCATCATGCGCCAGGACTCGCTGGAGCCCGTCGTGCGGGACCCCTGCTACCTCTTCAACCAGGGCATCTGCAACAGGAACATCGACCAGACCCTGCTCTCCATCCTCCTGCTCTTCCACAG TGCCTCCGGAGCCAGCGTGGTGGCCATCGACAACAAGATCGAGCAGGCAATG GATCTTGTGAAAAATCACCTGATGTACGCGGTGCGGGAGGAGGTGGAGGTCCTGAAAGAGCAGATCAAAGAACTGTTGGAGAAAAACTCCCAGCTGGAGCGTGAAAACAGCCTCCTGAAGACCCTCGCCAGCCCCGAGCAGCTGGAGAAGTTCCAGTCCCGGCTCCCCACGGAGGTGCTGTGCCCGGAGGAGCAGAGCCCGGgggcggccgccccggcccAGCACTCGGGGGGCTCTGCGGTGTAA
- the LOC137674544 gene encoding tetra-peptide repeat homeobox protein 1-like, which translates to PPTCCGRGTPQGLGGRRGQRGAGVDKHRSAFFPLPLLPQHAWGRRGLGTAPQGGLCRSRGISDPLLAPLPGHTGGRGGPVTKLEQEKIAALSRPARGVRSHASKHRTGSTAKRLYQRKQPSSWTGEPARVPPPPAPPPAQRGGGVPAPRPLPAPQSLPAPRPLPAPQSLPVPHPLPVPQSLPAPQSLPAPQSLPAPRPLPAPQSLPVPQSLPVPQSLPVPHPLPIPQSLPVPQSLPVPHPLPVPHPLPIPQSLPVPRCQRRVSPVPCPRPRHSAGPRRPQELALPLVSDGGRGGQVPHRPSPIANPPWASPASQRP; encoded by the coding sequence CCCCCCACGTGCTGTGGCCGTGGGACCCCGCAGGGGCTGGGCGGGCgcagggggcagcggggggctgGTGTGGACAAACACAGATCAgcctttttccctcttcccctcctgccccagcacgcCTGGGGACGCCGTGGCCTCGGTACAGCACCGCAGGGAGGGCTGTGCCGGAGCCGGGGCATCTCTGACCCCCTCCTCGCACCACTGCCGGGGCACacgggagggagaggggggccGGTGACAAAGTTAGAGCAAGAAAAAATTGCAGCTCTCAGCAGGCCGGCTCGGGGTGTGCGCTCGCACGCCAGCAAACACAGAACTGGGAGTACAGCCAAGCGCCTTTATCAGAGgaagcagcccagcagctggaCGGGGGAGCCTGCCAGGGTCCCTCctccgcccgcgccgccgccagccCAGCGGGGCGGAGGAgtccccgcgccccggcccctGCCTGCGCCCCAATCCCTGCCCGCGCCCCGTCCCCTGCCTGCGCCCCAATCCCTGCCCGTGCCCCATCCCCTGCCTGTACCCCAATCCCTGCCCGCGCCCCAATCCCTGCCCGCGCCCCAATCCCTGCCCGCGCCCCGTCCCCTGCCTGCGCCCCAATCCCTGCCTGTGCCCCAATCCCTGCCTGTGCCCCAATCCCTGCCCgtgccccatcccctgcccatACCCCAATCCCTGCCCGTACCCCAATCCCTGCCTgtgccccatcccctgcccgtgccccatcccctgcccatACCCCAATCCCTGCCCGTGCCCCGCTGCCAGCGGAGGGtcagccctgtcccctgcccacGGCCCCGGCACTCCGCAGGTCCCCGCCGCCCGCAGGAGCTTGCTCTGCCTCTGGTCAGTgatggagggaggggaggacagGTCCCCCATCGGCCATCCCCGATTGCAAACCCTCCCTGGGCTTCCCCAGCATCGCAAAGGCCGTGA
- the TSC22D3 gene encoding TSC22 domain family protein 3 isoform X2, with protein MSTGMYQSPMEVAVYQLHNFSISFFSSLLGGDVVSVKLDNSASGASVVAIDNKIEQAMDLVKNHLMYAVREEVEVLKEQIKELLEKNSQLERENSLLKTLASPEQLEKFQSRLPTEVLCPEEQSPGAAAPAQHSGGSAV; from the exons ATGAGCACCGGCATGTACCAGTCCCCCATGGAGGTGGCTGTCTACCAGCTCCACAActtctccatctccttcttctcctccctgcttgGGGGGGACGTGGTCTCCGTGAAGCTCGACAACAG TGCCTCCGGAGCCAGCGTGGTGGCCATCGACAACAAGATCGAGCAGGCAATG GATCTTGTGAAAAATCACCTGATGTACGCGGTGCGGGAGGAGGTGGAGGTCCTGAAAGAGCAGATCAAAGAACTGTTGGAGAAAAACTCCCAGCTGGAGCGTGAAAACAGCCTCCTGAAGACCCTCGCCAGCCCCGAGCAGCTGGAGAAGTTCCAGTCCCGGCTCCCCACGGAGGTGCTGTGCCCGGAGGAGCAGAGCCCGGgggcggccgccccggcccAGCACTCGGGGGGCTCTGCGGTGTAA